ACAAAACGGTTTGAGGTGATAGAAGAAGGGCAAATCCCCGAAGTCACGGGGAATTTTCAGAGGTTGGAACAGGTGGTGATCAACCTTATCACCAACGCGTGTGAAGCGTCGAAGGACCACGAAAAACCCATCACGGTAACCATTTCGTACGATGATATGAAAAACAGGGTGTCGCTTTCCATCCATGATGAAGGCCAGGGCATACCGCCCGAACACTTGAAATACATCATGGATCCGTTCTTCACGACGAAGCGTGACCGCGGGGGCACCGGGCTGGGACTCGCGATATCGTACTCAATTGTCAAGGATCACGGCGGTGACCTCCGGATCAAATCGGCGCAGAACCGGGGAACCACGGCAACGATTCTGCTGCCAATCACTTGATGCGCGGAGAACAGCACAATGAAACCTGAAACAATAATAACATTACCCGTTCTGCTCGTCGATGACGAACTCGATTTCCTTAAGAGCGCATCGGTGACACTGCGCCTGGGCGGCTTCGCCGTCGCCACCTGCCAGAACAGCGGCGACGTGCTCACCCTCATGGCCGGGCAGCGCTTTGGCGTCGTGTTATTGGACATCATGATGCCGGAAAACCAGGGGACACAACTTCTGCCGGAGATTGTCAAGGCCTATCCGGAATCGCCGGTCATCATGCTCACGGCGATCAATAACGTTGACACGGCCGTCTGCTGCATGCGTGCGGGTGCGTTTGATTACCTCGTGAAACCTGTGGAAAAAGACCGGCTGATAACGAGTGTGCGCCGCGCAATGGACTTTGTGGAAATCCGCAATGAAAATACGCGGCTCAAAGGCTACCTGCTTGACGACCGCCTGCAGCGGCCGGAGCTTTTCGAGCGGTTCGTGACCCGGGACAGGAAAATGACGGCCATTTTCCAGTACGTCGAGGCCATTGCCCAAACGCCGATGCCGGTGCTTATCACGGGGGAAACCGGCGCAGGCAAGGAACTGATCGCACGCATCATCCACGACGCAAGCGGCCGTTCCGGCGAGTTTGTATCGGTCAACACGGCCGGGCTCGACGATTCGATGGTGAGCGACACGCTGTTCGGACATGAAAAGGGCGCATTTACCGGCGCCGACTCCCGGCGGGAGGGCCTTGTCGCAAAGGCTTCGGGTGGTACGCTTTTCCTTGACGAAATAGGAGACCTTCCGCGCGAATCGCAGGTGAAGCTCCTCAGGCTGCTGGATGACCGGACCTATTACCCCGTTGGATCCGATTCCCTCCGGCAGTCGACGGCGCGCATCATCGTGGCGACCAACCGTGACATGGTCGCTCTGCGCAAGGAGGGTACCTTCAGGAGCGACCTGTATTTCCGGCTGCAAAGCCACCAGATAGACCTGCCGCCGCTCAGGGAAAGGCCGAGCGACATTCCGCTTCTCATCGATCACTTTGTCGAACGGGCGTCCGTCGAACTTAAGCACCCCGCGCCGTCGGTGCCCCAGGGAATTTATGCCTTACTCGCCGCGTATCCGTTTCCAGGGAACGTCCGGGAATTGAGGAACCTGATTTTCGATTCTGTCAGCGTCGAAAAGGGAGGCACCCTCGCAGGCTCTTTTTTTACCGAGCGCCTTTCAAAGGTCACGGGATCGGTAAAAGGCTCCGGCGTGTCGACACTGTTTTATTCACCCGAAGACCTGTCGAGGCTAAGAACCCTGCCTGCCATCAAGGACGCGGAATCCATGCTCATCAACGAGGCGCTCAGGCGAGCGGGCAACAACCAGACCATTGCCGCCCAACTGCTCGGCATGACAAGATCCGCGCTTAATAAGAGGCTCACGCGAGGCAAACAGTAATGCGTAATTTATGGTTTTCTATTTTTCCCATCGGGACTAACTCCGCATCAGAGACAATTGTCCCAAGAATTTCAACTCCTTTTACTTCATAGCACTATCTCCATTTACATTTGTGACTGGGACAATCGGCAATTTTGCCGGTTAGAAACGGCATAGCTCTAACACGTTGTCGTCTTGAAAGTAAGCGGCATACAATGGCATGGCACGGTTATTGGGGTATTGGATGACCATAAAGATGGCCAATTCTCAGATCGAGAGGAGAACATGTTAAGGAAAAAGATTAAAATCGTTTTTCAGGCGATAGTGATCATTGCTGGCGGCACGCTCCTTATGGTCGGTTGCGTAAAAATAGTGTCGCGGCAAGACAGTGCGGCCGCACTGAACCCGCCGGCAGCACAGAAACCGGCCCTACCGCCGGAAAAGAAAATCGATCTCGGTGTGCTGTATTTTGACCGGGACAAAACAGTGCTTACGCCAGACGCGCTTTCTCGTTTGTATAATGTTGGCCATTTTTTGGCTGCCAATCCGGGCTACCGGGTTATTATTGAAGCTTATTCCGACGAAAGGGACGATAATACATACGATTCCTACCTGTCTGAAGAGCGTGCTAAAAGCGTTTACAATTGGCTTGTATTGTATGGAGCCTATCAAATTGAAGCAAAGAGAGTTATTGTCCATACCTTCGGCAATAGTAAGCCGGCGCAGAAAAATTGCGGTGACGATGACACTTGCCATGAAAAAAACAGGCGAGTGGAGCTGACAGCCATTACTAACGGTTGAAAATGGCATATGTCAATAGGAATGCAGTAAGGAACCGGAAAAAATGAGTGATGCCATGCGGCGACAAAGAATACTTGTGGTCGAAGACGAGCAGGACCTTTTAAAATCTGTGACGCTTACCCTGCGGAGGGCCGGCTATGAAACGGTCCCGGTGGACAACGGCGCAGACGCCTTCGTGGAAATCGTGACTGCAAATAAAATGAAGGAACAGTTCGCCCTTGTAATTACCGACCATCATCTTCCTGTAATTTCGGGCACAGAATTGATCGACCGATTGAGCGCCGAGGGCTTTACCGTTCCCTTCGGCATGATCACCGCCTACGGCTCAAAGGAGCTGTACAGCGAACTTAAAAAGCGTGGCAGTTTATTTTGCCTTGACAAGCCGTTCAACATTGCGGAAATCGTTGAGTGTGTTTCCGCCGCATTAAAGTCTGCATCCGACGTTAATGGACCGGACAATCCGCACGGCGATTCCGGAATCAGCCTATCGCCGGGGAAAGCCGAAACAAAACAATAAAGGAGGAATATATGCGTGGACACGGGGCACTTGTGTTCGCATCGGTGACGGCGGCAATCTTTCTCTCGGCCGTGTCGTGTTCAAAAAAAGTCACGAAGTTGACCGTGGAAAAACCTGTTGTTGCGGAGAAGCCTGCTCCGGCGCCGCCCCCATTCGATTCGACGAGCTTTAAAGAGGCGCGGCTGCAGGGTGAATTGGAGCAGCAGGCCAGGGAAGCGCTGCAAAACATTTATTTCGACTTTGACAAGTCCACAATAAAGCCGGAAGGTGAAACAAGGCTCACCATTATCGGGAAGTTTATGGCAGATCATCCGGCGATGAGGATACTCATTGCCGGCAACTGCGATGAGCGGGGGTCAGCCGAATACAACATTGGACTCGGCCAGAAACGGGCGCAGAACGCCAAAAACTTTCTGGTGACCTATGGCGTGGCGTCCGACCGCATTGAATTGACCTCCTACGGCAAGGAGCGCCCTGCGGTAGCCGGCTGTACGGACGAGGAATGCCACGCGAAAAACAGACGGGATGAATTCTCCGTGCTGGAGGGTACAGCTAAATCTATAAGCCAGGCGCAATAAAAAGGGGATAGCTCATGATATTAAGCATGAAGGATCAGATCGGCTCTATCCTTTTTGCAAGAGACGGCCAAGTGGGTAGGATCAGCGATCTCCTATTTGACGCGCGACAATGGGTGGTGCAGTTTTTTGTCGCATTGCCGTATCCTGCGAGGCCGGAATGCCGCGCGTTTTTCTCGGTGTCGGAGATAAAGAAAGTACGAGGGCTGGAAGTGCATACGACGATCTCCCTCGATGAGATAGAAGCGCGCACCGATATCGCTGTTCCGGCGGACGACAATGAAGTTCCCTCCGGATACGCCTGGCCTTTTTTTATGGAGGGCAGGGTGCTCTCTATGTCGGTAGGAACAGAATTTTTAAGTCCTGCAGCCACGAGGGTGAAAGAGGCACCGGTGACCAACGCCGAGTTTCAAACGTATAAAGGACTAAAAAGCATTAGCGAAATGGTCGGATCGGAGGTCAGGTGCAATGATGGAACCGTCGGCACAATTACGGATTTCCTTTTTGAAGACAAGCTGTGGTTAGTTCGCTTTGCAGTGGTTGCTCTCACGCTGCCAGAGCAGAAGAATATCATCGTTTTTCCGAATTGGATCACACAGCCTGTCCAAAAGGAAACCGGGATTATATTAGGTTTTCCTGAAAATCGATTACAGCATCAACCGGAATTCAATCCGGAAAGGCATCTTAACAAGGAGTATGAGAAAATAATCAGTGACATTATTAATGAAAAAAGTTATGGCGGTCGGTAACTTCCATAAAAGGGTCAGACCAGTGAAGGGTAATTTTTCGTAAGGGATCGAGTAAATGATGGTTTTAAAGGGGCGGCGGGACACTGGTGCGCGGAACCCACCGGTTTAAAAACAGTAGTTGCTAACGGCTAGTGCAAATAATGATTTGTCAGAATTTGCTTGTAACACCATCTCTCCCCACAATAGATTAGAAATAATGAGCATTTTCCAACTGCCGGGGGCTTTTGATGACCTACCAGAAAAAATCGTTCTCTCCGCGCCCGATATTTCGGAAAGGCAGGCCGGCCAATTCACCATAACCACAAATCATCCTGACAAACCGGAAATTAAGCTGAACGGTGCAATTGAAAAATGATGGGATTGATCGTGCGGCCGCGATTATGGCAATACCGACGCGGCTTTCTGCGGGGTCTTTCCCTAAGATGAGACGAAGTGAGACTTGATTCCTGAAAAGCCGTGACGTATCTTTGTTTTTGGCATATGCCAGAAACAGAGAAAGGGTCGCATGCCTCGTCCTTGCAAGAAACGCCGTGTAACCTGCCGCCCTGTTGCCGAAAGTTTTTCCCCGTCGGGTGCCGGCTCGCCATCGGCGCAGAGCGTATCGCTTACGTATGATGAACTCGAAGCGCTCCGGCTTGCCGATTACCAAGGCCTGTACCAGGAACAAGCGGCACGGCGGATGCACGTCTCAAGGGCCACCTTCGGCAACATCGTCATGTCGGCGCGGAAAAAGACGGCCGATTTTCTCGTAAATTCCAAGCGCCTGAACGTTGCCGGCGGCGAAGTAACCGTGGGAAACT
The window above is part of the Chitinivibrionales bacterium genome. Proteins encoded here:
- a CDS encoding sigma-54 dependent transcriptional regulator; protein product: MKPETIITLPVLLVDDELDFLKSASVTLRLGGFAVATCQNSGDVLTLMAGQRFGVVLLDIMMPENQGTQLLPEIVKAYPESPVIMLTAINNVDTAVCCMRAGAFDYLVKPVEKDRLITSVRRAMDFVEIRNENTRLKGYLLDDRLQRPELFERFVTRDRKMTAIFQYVEAIAQTPMPVLITGETGAGKELIARIIHDASGRSGEFVSVNTAGLDDSMVSDTLFGHEKGAFTGADSRREGLVAKASGGTLFLDEIGDLPRESQVKLLRLLDDRTYYPVGSDSLRQSTARIIVATNRDMVALRKEGTFRSDLYFRLQSHQIDLPPLRERPSDIPLLIDHFVERASVELKHPAPSVPQGIYALLAAYPFPGNVRELRNLIFDSVSVEKGGTLAGSFFTERLSKVTGSVKGSGVSTLFYSPEDLSRLRTLPAIKDAESMLINEALRRAGNNQTIAAQLLGMTRSALNKRLTRGKQ
- a CDS encoding OmpA family protein; the encoded protein is MLRKKIKIVFQAIVIIAGGTLLMVGCVKIVSRQDSAAALNPPAAQKPALPPEKKIDLGVLYFDRDKTVLTPDALSRLYNVGHFLAANPGYRVIIEAYSDERDDNTYDSYLSEERAKSVYNWLVLYGAYQIEAKRVIVHTFGNSKPAQKNCGDDDTCHEKNRRVELTAITNG
- a CDS encoding response regulator; protein product: MSDAMRRQRILVVEDEQDLLKSVTLTLRRAGYETVPVDNGADAFVEIVTANKMKEQFALVITDHHLPVISGTELIDRLSAEGFTVPFGMITAYGSKELYSELKKRGSLFCLDKPFNIAEIVECVSAALKSASDVNGPDNPHGDSGISLSPGKAETKQ
- a CDS encoding OmpA family protein, encoding MRGHGALVFASVTAAIFLSAVSCSKKVTKLTVEKPVVAEKPAPAPPPFDSTSFKEARLQGELEQQAREALQNIYFDFDKSTIKPEGETRLTIIGKFMADHPAMRILIAGNCDERGSAEYNIGLGQKRAQNAKNFLVTYGVASDRIELTSYGKERPAVAGCTDEECHAKNRRDEFSVLEGTAKSISQAQ
- a CDS encoding DUF134 domain-containing protein, with the protein product MPRPCKKRRVTCRPVAESFSPSGAGSPSAQSVSLTYDELEALRLADYQGLYQEQAARRMHVSRATFGNIVMSARKKTADFLVNSKRLNVAGGEVTVGNCRFVCGSCKRTFSVAARAQRPTECPHCKGRNFCCEKKMKLGITFNKCWRTQ